The stretch of DNA TTCAATCTCCAACGATGATTTCGGCGTCGCCACCGCCGCCGACACCGTACTCATCGAACGCACCCTGCCCGGGCCGATCGAACGCGTCTGGGCCTACCTGACCGAGTCGGACAAGCGCAGCACCTGGCTCGCCTCCGGTGAGATGGAGCTGCACGCCGGTGGCCGCGTCGACATGGAGTTCCGCAACTCGGAACTGACCGAAAACGACGAAGCTCCACCGCAGAAGTACGCGCAGTACGCAGGCCCAAGCCAGATGCACGGCCGCATCATCGCCTGCGATCCGCCGCGGCTGCTGGAATACTCATGGGGCGAGGCCGACTCGGATTCGCAGGTGCGGTTCGAGCTCACGCCGCGCGGCAAGGATGTGCAACTGGTCGTCACGCACAGCCGCCTGGCAACGCGCGACGACATGACCAGCGTTGCCGCGGGCTGGCACACGCACCTGGGCATCCTCGCCGATCGTCTCGCCGGTCGTACGCCACCCGGGTTCTGGGCAACGCATACGCGCGTGGAGGCGGAGTACGAGAAGCGGATTCCGCGCGAGTGATCCGACATCGGAGCAAAGCCGCTAGGCTATTGCGATGAAAACCGCATCGCGCCTCCTCGTCGTCCTCGTCCTGTCCGCCCTCGCCGCCTGCGCCGATCCCGGCCCGCCGCCCGGCGGCACCATCGCCCGCTTCGAGGCGATCGACCACCAAGTCGGCACCGGCGCGGTCGCCACGTCCGGCCAGGACGTGACCGTGCACTACACCGGCTGGAACTACGAGCAGAAGGCCACCGACGGGCGCGGCAGCAAGTTCGACAGCTCACGCGACCGCAATGAGCCCTTTACCTTCCTGCTCGGCGCCGGCCGCGTCATCCGCGGCTGGGATGAAGGCGTGGCCGGCATGCGCGTCGGCGGTCGCCGCGTGCTGATGATCCCGCCGGCCTACGGCTATGGCAGCGCCGGCGCAGGCGGCGTCATTCCGCCCAACGGGTCACTGGTGTTCGAAGTCGAGCTGCTCGACGTGCGCGAGCACGGCAGCCCGTCGAAAGGCCGCTGACCGGCAACGGTCAGGCTGCAATCGCTTCGCGCGCCTTCGCGGCGATCTCGAACGATCGCAGCCGCGCGGCGTGATCGAACACGTTGGCGGTGATCATCAGTTCGTCGGGACGGTGGCGTTCGATGAAGGCGGCGATGCCGTCACGGACCGTGTTCTCGTCGCCGACCACCGCGCAGGCCAGCGCCTGCTCGACGCCGCTCTTTTCCAGCGGTGTCCAGTACGACTCGATGTCCTCGATCGGCGGCGGGATCAACCCCGGCTTGCCGCGACGCAGGTTGACGAAGGCCTGCTGCTGGGTGGTGAACAACCGGCGCGCCTGCGCATCGGTTTCGGCGCCGACCACGTTGAGCGCCAGCATCGCGTACGGCTGCTCCAGGCGTTTGGACGGCTGGAATTCGCGCCGGTACGAGGACAGCGCCATGTCCATCGCATCGGGGGCGAAATGCGAGGCGAACGCGAACGGCAACCCCAGCTGTGCGGCCAGCCGCGCCGAGAACAGGCTCGACCCGAGAAGCCACACCGGCACCTCGATGCCGGCACCGGGCACAGCCCGAACTGCCTGGCCGGGTTGCGCCGGTTCGAAGTAATGCAGCAGCTCGACCACGTCCTGGGCAAACATGTCGGCGGCTTCGAAATAGCGGCGCAAGGCATGCGCGGTCGCGTGGTCGGTGCCCGGCGCGCGGCCCAGGCCCAGGTCGATGCGACCCGGATACAACGCCGTCAGCGTGCCGAACTGCTCGGCCACCTGCAGCGGCGCGTGGTTGGGCAGCATGACGCCGCCGGCACCGACGCGGATCGACTTCGTGCCACAGGCGATATGGCCGATCAGCACCGCCGTGGCGGCGCTGGCGATGCCCGGCATGTTGTGGTGCTCGGCCAGCCAGAAGCGCTCATAACCCAGGCGCTCGGCTAGCTGGGCAAGTTCGAGGCTGTTGGCGAAGGCCTGCGCGGCGTCACTGCCTTCGGTGATCGGGGCCAGGTCGAGGACGGAGAATGGAATCACTGGAGCATGAATCATGGGGGCACTCCTTGGCGCTAACCGGCGATCTGGGGGCGGATCGACGCGACTCCAGAGCGCCAGTGTTCCAGCCGTGCGCGCGCAGCATTGCAGCGACGCGCCAGCGTCAGCATCACCACAAATCGAACACTACACCTTCGCGGTCGTTGTCCCAGATGGTGCTGAACACCCACCAGCGCCCGTGTTCGTGGCACAGCTGGATGCTGTTGGCGCCGCGCTTGAGCAGCACCGGCGAGTCCGCCGCCGGCCGCGCTTCGTAACGGCTCCAGACATGGGCGACCTGGCCATAGCGCTGGATGCGCTGGTCGACCTCGACCTCATGGAAATCGTTGGCAGCGAAGAACGGCGCCACATCCAGGATGTAGCTGTCGACGTCGAACACCATCGCGCGCGTACTGCCATCGGCTTCCACCACCGTGC from Lysobacter arenosi encodes:
- a CDS encoding SRPBCC family protein; its protein translation is MPSSISNDDFGVATAADTVLIERTLPGPIERVWAYLTESDKRSTWLASGEMELHAGGRVDMEFRNSELTENDEAPPQKYAQYAGPSQMHGRIIACDPPRLLEYSWGEADSDSQVRFELTPRGKDVQLVVTHSRLATRDDMTSVAAGWHTHLGILADRLAGRTPPGFWATHTRVEAEYEKRIPRE
- a CDS encoding FKBP-type peptidyl-prolyl cis-trans isomerase, whose protein sequence is MKTASRLLVVLVLSALAACADPGPPPGGTIARFEAIDHQVGTGAVATSGQDVTVHYTGWNYEQKATDGRGSKFDSSRDRNEPFTFLLGAGRVIRGWDEGVAGMRVGGRRVLMIPPAYGYGSAGAGGVIPPNGSLVFEVELLDVREHGSPSKGR
- a CDS encoding LLM class flavin-dependent oxidoreductase, which encodes MIPFSVLDLAPITEGSDAAQAFANSLELAQLAERLGYERFWLAEHHNMPGIASAATAVLIGHIACGTKSIRVGAGGVMLPNHAPLQVAEQFGTLTALYPGRIDLGLGRAPGTDHATAHALRRYFEAADMFAQDVVELLHYFEPAQPGQAVRAVPGAGIEVPVWLLGSSLFSARLAAQLGLPFAFASHFAPDAMDMALSSYRREFQPSKRLEQPYAMLALNVVGAETDAQARRLFTTQQQAFVNLRRGKPGLIPPPIEDIESYWTPLEKSGVEQALACAVVGDENTVRDGIAAFIERHRPDELMITANVFDHAARLRSFEIAAKAREAIAA